One window of the Candidatus Chryseobacterium colombiense genome contains the following:
- a CDS encoding HesA/MoeB/ThiF family protein: MKNEDRLERYSRQIFIEEIGLEGQRKIMNAKVLVIGAGGLGSPVIQYLAAAGVGTLGVVDFDEVELHNLNRQIIHNENSVGISKVKSAEEFVKKLNQQVQFISIEQKIDESNAEEMISQFDIIVDGSDNFKTRYLVNDVCVKLNKPLIYGSILGFSGQVAIFNCNGSKNLRDIFPEPPFNEDLPDCDSLGVLGALPGIVGSMMANLTLKLITDLPLQLNQFTLIDTLEWRFQTVNF; encoded by the coding sequence ATGAAAAATGAAGATAGGCTGGAAAGATACAGCCGACAGATTTTTATAGAAGAAATCGGTTTGGAGGGGCAGCGAAAAATCATGAATGCTAAAGTGCTGGTGATTGGAGCCGGAGGTTTGGGAAGTCCCGTCATTCAGTATTTGGCAGCAGCCGGAGTTGGAACATTAGGCGTTGTGGATTTTGATGAGGTCGAACTTCATAATTTGAACAGACAGATCATTCATAATGAAAACTCTGTCGGCATTTCTAAAGTTAAAAGCGCAGAAGAATTTGTAAAAAAACTTAATCAACAGGTACAATTCATTTCTATTGAACAGAAAATAGATGAATCGAATGCAGAAGAAATGATTTCCCAATTTGATATAATCGTAGATGGTTCTGATAATTTCAAAACGAGATATTTAGTTAATGATGTCTGTGTGAAACTTAATAAGCCCTTAATTTATGGAAGTATTCTTGGTTTTTCAGGACAGGTTGCGATTTTCAATTGTAACGGAAGCAAAAATTTAAGAGATATTTTTCCGGAGCCGCCTTTTAATGAAGATCTTCCAGATTGCGATAGCTTGGGAGTTCTCGGTGCATTACCGGGAATTGTAGGAAGTATGATGGCTAATCTGACCTTGAAACTCATAACAGATTTACCTTTACAATTAAATCAGTTCACACTAATCGATACGCTGGAATGGAGATTTCAGACGGTTAATTTTTAA
- the thiH gene encoding 2-iminoacetate synthase ThiH produces the protein MKSFKDFFEHYQWDEVKAKLEKVTLADVERSLQKSSKTIEDFLNLISPVAAQKLELMAKITQQLTQKRFGKTIQLYAPLYLSNECQNICTYCGFSLDNSIKRKTLTDIELMIEATVLKSMGVNHVLLVSGEANKTVGIDYFLNAVKLLKPHFANISIEVQPLSEQEYKQLHDAGVNAVLVYQETYHQEVYKEYHPKGKKSNFNFRLETPDRIGKAGIHKMGLGVLLGLEDWRVDSFFNALHIDYLQKQYWKSRYSVSFPRLRPAEGIIEPNFIMSDRDLLQLICAYRIWNEDLEISISTRENEKFRDHIISLGATAMSAASKTNPGGYAVDKESLEQFETSDERSMEEIKNIIKKAGYDPIMKDWDAVYSGVL, from the coding sequence ATGAAAAGTTTTAAAGATTTTTTTGAGCATTATCAATGGGATGAGGTAAAAGCAAAACTTGAAAAAGTGACTTTAGCCGATGTGGAAAGAAGCCTTCAAAAAAGTAGTAAAACAATCGAAGATTTTCTGAATCTAATTTCTCCTGTCGCCGCTCAGAAGCTGGAATTGATGGCGAAAATAACACAGCAACTTACCCAAAAGCGATTCGGAAAAACCATTCAGCTCTATGCTCCGTTGTATCTGAGTAATGAATGTCAGAATATCTGTACCTATTGTGGCTTCAGCCTAGATAATTCCATTAAGAGAAAAACACTTACTGATATAGAATTAATGATCGAAGCAACAGTTTTAAAATCAATGGGGGTGAATCATGTCTTGTTGGTAAGCGGAGAAGCAAATAAAACAGTTGGAATTGACTATTTCTTGAATGCCGTGAAATTATTAAAACCTCATTTTGCCAACATTTCAATTGAAGTTCAGCCTTTATCGGAGCAAGAATATAAACAGTTGCATGATGCGGGTGTGAATGCCGTTTTAGTCTATCAGGAAACCTACCATCAGGAAGTGTATAAAGAATACCATCCGAAAGGCAAAAAATCAAATTTCAATTTCCGTCTGGAAACTCCCGACAGAATTGGCAAAGCCGGAATTCATAAAATGGGATTAGGCGTTTTATTAGGTCTGGAAGACTGGAGAGTGGATAGTTTTTTCAACGCGCTTCATATCGACTATCTTCAAAAACAATACTGGAAGAGCAGATATTCGGTTTCGTTTCCAAGGCTTCGACCGGCCGAAGGAATTATTGAGCCTAATTTTATCATGTCAGACAGAGATTTGTTGCAACTCATCTGCGCTTACAGAATCTGGAATGAAGATTTGGAAATCTCCATTTCTACAAGAGAAAATGAAAAATTCAGGGATCATATTATATCATTAGGAGCAACAGCGATGAGTGCGGCTTCTAAAACCAATCCGGGAGGATATGCGGTAGATAAAGAATCCTTGGAACAGTTTGAAACCAGCGACGAAAGAAGCATGGAGGAAATCAAAAATATTATTAAAAAAGCGGGTTATGACCCGATTATGAAAGATTGGGACGCGGTTTATTCGGGAGTATTATAA
- a CDS encoding thiazole synthase, translating to MKNQPLIIADRTFESRLFLGTGKFGNLSEMTDSIIASGSEMVTMALKRIDSQSSEDDLLNALKPTKAHLLPNTSGARTAKEAVLAAQLAREALETNWVKLEIHPDPKYLLPDPIETLYATEELAKLGFIVMPYIHADPVLCKRLEDAGTAVVMPLGAPIGTNKGLKTLDFLEIIISQSNVPVVVDAGIGAPSDAAKAMEMGADAVLVNTAIAVVGNPVNMGLAFKEGVIAGRRAFEAGLGAIAQHAEASSPLTSFLLD from the coding sequence ATGAAAAATCAACCTTTAATTATAGCAGACAGAACTTTTGAATCAAGATTGTTTTTAGGAACCGGAAAATTTGGAAACCTTTCTGAAATGACCGATTCCATTATTGCTTCAGGAAGTGAGATGGTAACCATGGCTTTAAAACGGATCGACTCTCAGTCTTCGGAAGATGATTTACTGAATGCGTTAAAGCCAACAAAAGCTCATCTTTTGCCTAATACATCAGGAGCAAGAACAGCTAAAGAAGCGGTTTTGGCAGCACAACTGGCAAGAGAAGCTCTGGAAACCAACTGGGTGAAACTGGAAATTCATCCCGATCCGAAATATTTATTGCCCGATCCGATAGAAACTTTATATGCTACAGAAGAATTGGCGAAATTAGGATTTATCGTAATGCCATATATTCATGCTGATCCGGTTTTGTGTAAGCGTCTTGAAGATGCTGGAACCGCGGTGGTAATGCCTTTAGGAGCGCCAATTGGAACCAATAAAGGGCTGAAAACCTTAGACTTTTTAGAAATTATCATCAGTCAGAGTAATGTTCCTGTTGTGGTAGATGCGGGAATCGGAGCTCCTTCTGATGCGGCGAAAGCAATGGAAATGGGAGCAGATGCAGTGTTGGTAAATACAGCAATAGCTGTTGTCGGAAATCCTGTCAATATGGGATTAGCTTTTAAAGAAGGAGTTATTGCCGGAAGAAGAGCTTTTGAAGCAGGTTTGGGAGCAATTGCACAACATGCGGAAGCATCAAGTCCTCTGACTTCTTTTTTGTTGGATTAA
- a CDS encoding thiamine phosphate synthase → MEKLQYISQGFTIEDQELNIRKALDHGIKWIQVRWKNALENEFIKLCEISKKICSDNQTVCIINDHVQIAKNVDADGVHLGLKDTSIETARNILGENKIIGGTANTISDVLLRMYEPCDYIGLGPLRFTSTKEQLSPILGFEGYQKIIENLKERSLVIPKIFAIGGVILNDIELLQKIGIYGVAVSGQITSQPSIINQFKTALE, encoded by the coding sequence ATGGAAAAATTACAATACATCTCTCAAGGGTTCACCATAGAAGATCAGGAGCTTAATATTAGAAAGGCTCTTGACCATGGAATAAAATGGATCCAGGTTCGCTGGAAAAATGCTCTAGAGAATGAATTCATTAAACTTTGTGAAATTTCAAAAAAAATATGTTCAGACAATCAGACGGTTTGTATTATAAATGACCACGTTCAGATTGCAAAAAATGTTGATGCCGATGGTGTTCATTTAGGATTAAAAGACACCTCAATTGAAACCGCCCGAAATATTTTAGGCGAAAATAAAATTATTGGAGGTACAGCCAATACAATTTCGGATGTTCTCCTGCGAATGTATGAACCGTGTGATTACATCGGTCTAGGACCTTTACGATTTACTTCCACTAAAGAACAGCTAAGTCCTATTTTAGGATTTGAAGGTTATCAAAAGATTATTGAGAACTTAAAAGAAAGATCTTTAGTGATCCCGAAAATATTTGCGATTGGCGGAGTGATTTTAAATGATATCGAATTATTGCAGAAAATCGGAATTTACGGAGTTGCAGTTTCAGGACAAATAACCAGCCAACCTTCTATTATTAATCAATTTAAAACAGCATTGGAATGA
- a CDS encoding hydroxymethylpyrimidine/phosphomethylpyrimidine kinase, which translates to MQTERPFVMSIAGYDPSGGAGLLADIKTFEQIQVQGFGVCTAMTVQTESQCLSLEWQPLDKILSTIDILMKKYDVKAVKIGVVKDAECITQIVEKIKSVNAAAKIVWDPVLKSTSEFSFFDLNTILDLKNVLNRIDLITPNYNEYKVLEENHLFENLENRRSVLIKGGHRKDKLGTDILIQKEKEISIEPNDTTSVFYPKHGSGCVLSSAIASYLAKGEGLETACRKGKQYIEKFLTSNPTLLGFHSN; encoded by the coding sequence ATGCAGACAGAACGTCCTTTCGTAATGAGTATAGCCGGCTACGATCCAAGTGGCGGAGCCGGTTTATTGGCAGATATAAAAACCTTTGAACAAATACAAGTGCAGGGATTTGGAGTTTGTACAGCTATGACAGTTCAAACGGAATCTCAGTGTTTAAGTTTGGAATGGCAGCCTTTAGATAAAATTTTATCCACCATTGATATCCTAATGAAAAAATATGATGTTAAAGCTGTGAAAATTGGAGTGGTTAAGGATGCCGAATGTATAACTCAGATTGTAGAAAAGATCAAATCTGTTAATGCTGCTGCAAAGATTGTTTGGGATCCTGTCTTGAAAAGCACTTCTGAGTTTTCTTTTTTTGATTTAAACACAATTTTAGATTTAAAAAATGTTTTAAACAGAATTGATTTAATTACTCCCAATTATAATGAATACAAAGTTTTAGAGGAAAATCATCTTTTTGAAAATCTCGAAAACCGACGTTCAGTTTTAATTAAAGGAGGGCACAGAAAAGATAAATTGGGAACAGATATTTTAATTCAAAAAGAAAAAGAAATATCCATTGAACCGAATGATACAACTTCTGTTTTTTACCCAAAACATGGTTCAGGTTGCGTGCTTTCTTCAGCAATTGCAAGTTATTTAGCAAAAGGAGAAGGCTTAGAAACGGCCTGTAGAAAGGGAAAACAATACATTGAAAAATTTTTAACAAGCAATCCGACTTTATTAGGATTTCATTCAAATTAA
- a CDS encoding thiamine phosphate synthase gives MIVVITPEEHVQNETEIINELFQEGLDLLHIRKPFIDEEEMKGFIEEINPEFHAQLVLHSHYDLAKDFKISRFHFREIDRQNRLSQPFEDKIISTSVHDMETFNELGNEWEYSFVSPVFPSISKKGYGENSTILNDIKRRKNSKVKLVALGGINESNIHEVFGENTNGVALLGVIWENKEPIRIFRKCRQNVLS, from the coding sequence ATGATCGTTGTAATCACCCCCGAAGAACATGTTCAGAACGAAACTGAAATTATCAATGAATTGTTTCAGGAAGGATTGGATTTGCTTCATATCAGAAAGCCTTTTATCGATGAAGAAGAAATGAAGGGTTTTATAGAAGAGATAAATCCTGAATTTCATGCTCAACTGGTTTTGCACAGTCATTATGACTTAGCGAAAGATTTTAAGATTTCAAGATTTCATTTCAGAGAAATTGACAGACAAAATAGATTGTCTCAGCCTTTTGAAGATAAAATCATTTCAACATCTGTTCATGATATGGAAACTTTTAATGAACTGGGTAATGAATGGGAATATTCATTTGTCAGTCCTGTTTTTCCGAGTATTTCTAAAAAAGGATATGGAGAAAATTCAACGATTTTAAATGATATTAAAAGACGGAAGAATTCAAAAGTGAAACTGGTTGCTTTGGGAGGAATTAATGAAAGCAATATTCATGAAGTTTTCGGGGAGAATACTAATGGCGTTGCTTTATTAGGAGTAATATGGGAAAATAAAGAACCTATACGGATTTTCAGAAAATGCAGACAGAACGTCCTTTCGTAA
- the thiC gene encoding phosphomethylpyrimidine synthase ThiC, with protein MAHNITRSPFPNSKKIYVEGKIHPINVAMREIELSPTKLSNGTLEHNPSVTVYDTSGAYTDENSEIDIEKGLPRIREKWILDRNDVEILDGITSEYGKARLADSKLDGLRFSYNHKPKVAKEGQEVTQLYYAKQGIITPEMEYIAIRENQRIEQLDSVSKEMAFQHPGNSFGAKTPKNKITPEFVRDEIAAGRAIIPNNINHPESEPMIIGRNFLVKINANIGNSAVSSSIEEEVEKAVWACRWGADTIMDLSTGKNIHETREWIIRNSPVPIGTVPIYQALEKVKGVAEDLTWEIFKDTLIEQAEQGVSYFTIHAGVLLRYIHLTAKRVTGIVSRGGSIMAKWCLYHHKENFLYTHFEEICEIMKKYDVAFSLGDGLRPGSIADANDEAQFAELETLGELTKIAWKHNVQVMIEGPGHVPMHMIKENMDKQLEECHEAPFYTLGPLTTDIAPGYDHITSGIGAAMIGWFGCAMLCYVTPKEHLGLPNKEDVKVGVITYKLAAHAADLAKGHPGAQYRDNALSKARFEFRWEDQFNLSLDPDTARSYHDETLPADGAKIAHFCSMCGPKFCSMKITQEIRESAEKGMLDKSQEFIEKGKEIYI; from the coding sequence ATGGCTCATAACATTACACGTTCGCCGTTTCCGAACTCAAAAAAAATCTATGTTGAAGGGAAAATTCACCCGATTAATGTAGCAATGCGTGAAATAGAACTAAGCCCGACAAAATTGTCCAACGGAACTTTAGAACACAATCCATCCGTTACAGTTTACGATACATCGGGAGCTTATACAGACGAAAATTCTGAAATTGATATTGAAAAAGGCCTCCCAAGAATAAGAGAAAAATGGATTTTGGACAGAAATGATGTAGAAATTCTGGATGGAATTACGTCAGAATATGGGAAAGCCCGTCTTGCCGATTCAAAATTGGATGGATTGCGTTTTTCTTACAACCATAAACCGAAAGTAGCGAAAGAAGGTCAGGAAGTTACCCAATTATATTACGCAAAGCAGGGAATAATCACTCCCGAAATGGAATATATTGCCATCAGAGAAAACCAAAGAATCGAACAGCTGGACTCTGTTTCAAAAGAAATGGCCTTTCAGCATCCGGGAAATAGTTTTGGAGCAAAAACTCCCAAAAATAAAATTACTCCTGAATTTGTAAGAGACGAAATTGCGGCTGGAAGAGCAATTATTCCAAACAATATCAATCACCCGGAAAGTGAACCGATGATTATTGGAAGAAATTTCTTAGTTAAAATAAATGCCAATATCGGGAACAGCGCCGTTTCATCAAGTATCGAGGAAGAAGTTGAAAAAGCAGTTTGGGCTTGTCGATGGGGAGCAGATACCATTATGGATTTATCAACCGGAAAAAATATTCATGAAACCAGAGAATGGATCATCAGAAACAGCCCGGTTCCGATTGGTACAGTTCCTATTTACCAGGCATTGGAAAAAGTAAAAGGAGTTGCGGAAGATTTAACCTGGGAAATTTTTAAAGATACTTTAATTGAACAGGCCGAGCAGGGAGTTTCTTATTTCACGATTCATGCAGGGGTTTTACTGAGATATATTCATCTTACGGCAAAACGTGTGACAGGAATTGTTTCCAGGGGAGGATCTATCATGGCAAAATGGTGCCTGTATCATCATAAAGAAAACTTTTTGTACACCCACTTCGAAGAAATCTGTGAAATCATGAAAAAATATGATGTTGCTTTCTCTTTAGGAGACGGTCTTCGTCCGGGATCAATTGCTGATGCCAATGATGAGGCACAGTTTGCAGAACTGGAAACGTTAGGTGAGCTTACAAAAATTGCATGGAAACATAACGTTCAGGTAATGATCGAAGGTCCCGGTCACGTTCCGATGCATATGATCAAAGAAAATATGGACAAACAGCTGGAAGAATGTCATGAAGCACCATTTTACACTTTAGGTCCATTAACTACTGATATTGCACCGGGTTATGATCATATCACTTCGGGAATTGGAGCGGCAATGATTGGCTGGTTTGGCTGTGCGATGTTGTGCTATGTAACGCCGAAAGAACATTTAGGACTCCCAAATAAAGAAGATGTGAAAGTTGGAGTGATTACCTATAAACTTGCTGCTCATGCTGCAGATTTGGCGAAAGGTCATCCGGGAGCACAATACAGAGATAATGCTTTGAGCAAAGCCAGATTTGAATTCCGCTGGGAAGACCAGTTCAACCTTTCACTGGATCCGGATACGGCAAGATCTTATCATGATGAAACACTTCCTGCAGACGGAGCAAAAATTGCACACTTCTGCTCAATGTGCGGACCTAAATTCTGTTCCATGAAAATCACTCAGGAAATCCGTGAATCTGCAGAAAAAGGAATGCTTGATAAATCACAGGAATTCATTGAAAAAGGGAAGGAAATTTATATATGA
- the thiS gene encoding sulfur carrier protein ThiS: MELTINHTLRTFDVLPETLEALLAMEIPQKRKGIAVALNNRIIPQSFWAETFLSNKDSILIITATQGG; encoded by the coding sequence ATGGAGCTCACAATCAATCACACACTCAGAACTTTTGATGTACTTCCCGAAACATTGGAAGCATTACTTGCTATGGAGATACCCCAAAAACGAAAAGGGATCGCTGTAGCACTCAACAATCGCATTATTCCGCAGTCATTCTGGGCGGAAACATTTCTCAGCAACAAAGATTCAATTTTAATTATCACTGCTACTCAAGGCGGTTAA
- a CDS encoding RNA pseudouridine synthase: MEEQIVYEDNHLLIINKKVGQLVQGDKTGDQSLLELIKDFIKKRDNKPGNVFLGLVHRIDRPTSGLVIYAKTSKALSRLTQMVKNREVKKTYWAVVAKEMIPQSQRLIHYLKKNEKNNKAIVFPKATDGAKEAILTYNVIKTLDNYLLLEIDLETGRHHQIRAQLSKIGVPIKGDLKYGSPRSNPDGGINLHARKLEFIHPVTKEKIEIIGPVPQNDAIWRACEIE; the protein is encoded by the coding sequence ATGGAAGAGCAGATTGTATATGAAGACAACCATCTTCTGATTATTAACAAAAAAGTAGGACAGCTTGTTCAGGGTGATAAAACCGGCGATCAATCATTATTAGAATTAATCAAAGACTTTATAAAAAAAAGAGATAACAAACCGGGGAATGTCTTCCTCGGTTTAGTGCATCGTATTGATAGGCCTACCTCTGGTTTAGTGATTTATGCTAAAACTTCCAAAGCTTTATCCCGGCTGACTCAAATGGTCAAAAATCGTGAAGTAAAGAAGACCTATTGGGCAGTTGTTGCAAAAGAAATGATTCCACAATCTCAAAGACTGATTCACTATTTAAAAAAGAACGAAAAAAATAATAAGGCTATTGTTTTTCCAAAGGCTACTGATGGAGCTAAAGAAGCGATTCTTACGTATAACGTTATTAAAACTTTAGATAATTATCTTTTGCTTGAAATTGACCTTGAGACAGGAAGACATCATCAGATCCGTGCTCAGTTGTCCAAGATTGGAGTGCCAATTAAAGGGGATTTAAAATACGGTTCACCTCGTTCAAATCCGGACGGAGGAATTAATCTTCATGCCAGAAAACTGGAATTTATCCATCCTGTTACTAAAGAAAAAATAGAAATTATTGGTCCTGTTCCACAAAATGATGCCATTTGGAGAGCTTGTGAAATAGAATAA
- the panB gene encoding 3-methyl-2-oxobutanoate hydroxymethyltransferase — protein MSVHSEIKKVTTETLRKMKFDKEKITMLTAYDFTTAKMVDAGGIDAVLIGDSAANVMAGFETTLPITLDQMIYHSQSVVRGTDRALVVADLPFGTYQSNPEKALESAVRMMKEGGAHAVKIEGGKEISKSIKKIINAGIPVMGHLGLTPQSIYKFGTYKVRAKEEAEAEKLIADAQLLEELGCFSVVLEKIPADLAKKVTEAISIPTIGIGAGPHCDGQVLVYHDMVGMNKGFSPKFLRRYLDLYTEITGAVAQYVKDVKGQDFPNENESY, from the coding sequence ATGTCTGTTCATTCTGAGATTAAAAAAGTTACCACTGAAACCTTGCGTAAAATGAAATTCGACAAGGAAAAAATAACAATGCTGACGGCGTACGATTTTACTACTGCGAAAATGGTGGATGCAGGAGGAATAGATGCTGTTTTGATAGGAGATTCTGCAGCGAATGTGATGGCAGGTTTTGAAACAACGCTGCCTATTACTTTAGACCAGATGATTTATCACTCTCAAAGTGTAGTAAGAGGAACCGACAGAGCTTTGGTTGTTGCAGATTTACCTTTCGGAACTTATCAGAGCAATCCTGAAAAAGCATTGGAATCTGCAGTTAGGATGATGAAAGAAGGAGGAGCCCATGCTGTGAAAATTGAAGGAGGTAAGGAAATCTCAAAATCAATTAAGAAAATTATCAATGCAGGAATTCCTGTGATGGGGCATTTGGGATTAACACCACAGTCTATCTATAAATTTGGAACCTATAAAGTAAGAGCTAAAGAGGAAGCAGAAGCTGAAAAGTTGATTGCAGACGCTCAGCTTTTGGAAGAGCTTGGATGTTTCTCTGTTGTGTTAGAAAAAATTCCGGCAGACCTTGCTAAAAAAGTTACAGAAGCAATTTCTATCCCGACCATCGGAATCGGAGCAGGTCCTCACTGTGACGGACAGGTTTTAGTGTATCACGATATGGTTGGAATGAACAAAGGTTTCAGTCCTAAATTTTTAAGAAGATATCTGGATCTGTATACAGAAATCACCGGAGCCGTTGCTCAATATGTGAAAGATGTTAAAGGCCAGGATTTCCCTAATGAAAATGAAAGTTATTAA
- a CDS encoding Crp/Fnr family transcriptional regulator: MPQEQQLAIEERFARVFNDKSFKERLSNADFEKYISAKKKMSFQKHDIIFEDGEIPKGVYVLEKGAAKLSKSGAFGKDQILRFIKEGDIIGYRALLCGENFQAKAEAMTDVECTFLPSDVFMHLLEVDPQLSFVMLQKISYELGESSNTITFLAQKTVRERLAEILLLLEQKLGVDPEGFIKISLTREEIANIIGTATESAIRLISEFKQDSLIEVDGRNIKILNHDKLMKLGHVVL; encoded by the coding sequence ATGCCGCAGGAACAACAGCTCGCTATTGAAGAAAGATTTGCCAGAGTTTTTAATGATAAATCATTCAAAGAAAGACTTTCTAATGCAGATTTTGAGAAATACATTAGCGCAAAGAAAAAAATGAGTTTTCAAAAGCACGACATCATTTTCGAAGACGGAGAAATCCCAAAAGGAGTTTATGTTTTGGAAAAAGGTGCTGCTAAACTATCTAAGTCAGGAGCTTTTGGAAAAGATCAGATTTTAAGATTTATAAAAGAAGGCGATATCATCGGGTATCGTGCTTTGCTTTGTGGTGAGAATTTTCAGGCAAAAGCCGAAGCTATGACAGATGTTGAATGTACTTTTCTTCCTTCAGATGTTTTCATGCACCTTCTAGAAGTAGATCCTCAGCTTTCATTTGTGATGCTTCAGAAAATTTCTTACGAATTAGGAGAGTCTTCCAATACCATTACTTTCTTGGCCCAAAAAACAGTACGAGAAAGATTAGCTGAAATTTTATTGCTTCTTGAGCAAAAATTAGGCGTAGATCCGGAAGGATTCATCAAAATTTCTTTAACAAGAGAAGAAATTGCAAATATTATAGGAACAGCAACAGAAAGTGCTATCCGCTTGATTTCCGAGTTTAAACAAGATAGTCTTATCGAAGTAGACGGGCGAAACATCAAGATTCTTAACCACGACAAATTAATGAAACTAGGTCACGTAGTTTTATAA